The genomic region TGCTCCTCTTTTTTTTCTAATGCAAGACTTTGCAATGTCTCAATAGTATAAGAGGGTTTTAGGTCGCTTTGGTTTTTTTTAATTTCACGATCATCAATGAAAAAATTAGTGTGCGGATTGAGAGCGAGTTTGAGCATTTCTATACGATGCTTATTTTCTACGACGATATTTTTATGAGGCGCTAAACCGGCTGGAATAAAAAGGACTTTCGACAATGACGCTAGGTCTTGCCAGGCTTTAGCTAATTCTATATGACCACAGTGTATTGGATCGAATGCGCCGCCTAATACACCAATAAGTTTCAAAGACATTCCTTATTTACGTATATGCCCATTACCTAATACGATATATTTTAGCGAAGTAAGTCCCTCAAGCCCTACAGGACCTCTTGCATGTAATTTATTTGTTGAAATGCCTATTTCAGCACCTAGGCCATATTCAAAGCCATCAGCAAAACGAGTTGAAGCATTAACCATAACGCTACTTGAATCGACTTCTTTTAAGAATCGCATAGCGTGTCCATAGTTTTCAGTAACGATAGCATCTGTATGATGAGAAGAATATTGATTGATATGATTAATTGCATCGTCAACGTCATCGATAATCTTGCATGAAATAATTGCATCAAGGTATTCGGTATAAAAATCATCTTCACTTGCTGCTTTAATACCCCTTACAAGTTTCAAAGTTTCTTTGCAGCCACGAACCTCAACTTTATGTTGATGCAGCATTTTCACAATTTTAGGTAAAAAATCTCGCGCAATGTCTTTAGATATTAAAAGTGATTCGGTCGTATTGCATGTTCCCAATCTTTGAGTCTTAGAGTTCTCAATAATTTGAAGTGCTTTATCTAAATCTGCATTTTTATCTACAAAGACGTGGCAATTTCCATCTAAGTGTTTAATGACAGGCACAGTTGCCTCATCGCTAATCATCTTAGTTAAGCTTTTGCCGCCCCTTGGAATGATCACATCAATGTAGTTATCAAGTTTAATCATAGCTTCAACTATCGATCTATCGGTTGAATCAATCACCTGAACAGCCTGAACTGAAAGACCGGCTTTTTTAAGTGCCTCATGAATAATATTGCTTAAAGCAATATTAGAGTGAATAGCTTCGCTACCACCTCTTAATATAATGGCATTTCCAGATTTGATAGATAAACTCGCTGCATCAATGGTGACGTTAGGACGAGATTCATAAATCATACCTATAACACCAAGAGCTACACGCATTTGACCGACTTGAATACCTGATGGCCGTGTATTCAAATGCATAATTTCACCAATAGGATCCTTAAGATCAACAATACCTTGTATGCCTTTAATCATCGAATCAATAGTTTTAGTTGAAATGATAAGGCGCTCGATAGAAGCGCGATCTAATTTATTTTTTTTAGCTACTTGGATATCCTTCTTATTGGCTTTCAGAATAGTTTTTGCTTTTGTATTCAAAAGCTGAATGAGATGAGTCAATGCATCATTCTTTTGTTGTGTTGATGCTTTAGCCATCAAGCGTGAAGCTTTTTTCCCTTCTAGGCCAATTTTTTTAAGATATTGATTTATATTTGTCATGTGTGAATTATACGCGTTAAGAAATTAACTTGTATAGGATCAAATTTTTCGACTTCGAGATGCTATTTTTGCAAGTCCTAGACAAAGCCTATCTGTCTCTAACCAAGCATCCCCATGGGAAACACCTTTTGATATTTTATCGATTTCGGATAGCTTTTGAATAGCCGCTC from Candidatus Methylopumilus universalis harbors:
- a CDS encoding glutamate-5-semialdehyde dehydrogenase: MTNINQYLKKIGLEGKKASRLMAKASTQQKNDALTHLIQLLNTKAKTILKANKKDIQVAKKNKLDRASIERLIISTKTIDSMIKGIQGIVDLKDPIGEIMHLNTRPSGIQVGQMRVALGVIGMIYESRPNVTIDAASLSIKSGNAIILRGGSEAIHSNIALSNIIHEALKKAGLSVQAVQVIDSTDRSIVEAMIKLDNYIDVIIPRGGKSLTKMISDEATVPVIKHLDGNCHVFVDKNADLDKALQIIENSKTQRLGTCNTTESLLISKDIARDFLPKIVKMLHQHKVEVRGCKETLKLVRGIKAASEDDFYTEYLDAIISCKIIDDVDDAINHINQYSSHHTDAIVTENYGHAMRFLKEVDSSSVMVNASTRFADGFEYGLGAEIGISTNKLHARGPVGLEGLTSLKYIVLGNGHIRK